The DNA sequence TCGCGCGCCCTCGGCCAGACTGGCGGGCACGTCGGCGCCGATGAGCAGGCCGTGCAGCACTCCGGCCGCGAACGCGTCGCCGGCGCCGGTGGGCTCGACGACGCCGACCTCCGGTGCCGGTTCGTGCCAGCTCTGTGCGCCGCGGAAGGCGGTGGCGCCGTCGGCCCCCTGCTTGACGACGACCAGCTCGGGACCTTCCAGCAGCGCGCGGACGGAGGCGGCGTCGACCGCCTCCCACAGGGCGGCGGCCTCGTCCAGGCCGCAGAAGACGACATCGGCGCGGCGGGCGGTCCGCAGCAGCACCTCCGCCTCGGCGGGCCCGTGCAGCGCCGGGCGGTAGTTGACGTCGAAGCTGCGCAGGGTGCCCGGCGCGGCGCCGTCCAAGAGGCCGTCGACCAGCTCGCGGCAGCTCGGCGAGAGGACGGCGGTGATGCCCGTGGTGTGCACGATCCGGGGCTGCTGCGCGCGGATCCGCGCGGCGTCCGCGCCGCCGAGGGCGGTGGCCGCCGAAGCGGTGCGGTAGTAGCGCACCAGCGTCCCGCCGGCGCCGTCGGGCTCCTTCACGTACAGGCCGGTGCGGCGGGCGGGATCGGTGGCCACCGAGCAGTCCACGCCCTCCGCGGCCAGCCGCGCCAGGACGTGGCGGCCGAACGCGTCGTCGCCCAGGGCGCTGTGCCAGGTGACGCGGTGCCCGGCCCGCGCAAGGTAGACGGCGACGTTGGACTCGGCGCCGCCGATCTCCAGCCGGTAGCCGGGCGCTGCCGCACCCAGGGCTTCCCCGCTCCCCGGCTCGGGGGTGCCGGGGTCGGGAACCAGTAGCGCCATGGTCTCGCCGGCGCACACCACCTCCGGTCCGCCGGGCCCGTCGTGGACGGACGGCGCGTGGTCACTGCTCACGCGGGACCTCCCCGTGCGCTCCGGCCGGAGCGCCGTATTGACCGTGATCTCGCCGGAATGCTAAGCACTTGCTGACACATACGCAACATTGATGCGCAGAGTGCAGCATGCCGACATCCCCACCGTCGGCCCGCCTTTGCACCGACACCGCCTCGAAGGAGCCCCGAAGATGTGGGATCTACTGCTGCGCGGAGGCCGCGTCGTCGATCCCGCCTGCGGGTTGGACGCCGTCGCCGACGTGGCGGTCCGCGGCGGCCGCGTCGCCGAGGTGCGGCCGCACGCCTCCGCGCCCCACGGCTCGGACGGCGCCGCGACCGACGCGGCCGAGGTCGTCGACGCGGGCGGCCGACTGGTGGTCCCCGGCCTGGTCGACATGCACACCCACCTCTGGCACGGCGCCACCTACTGGGGGCTGGACCCCGACCCGATCGCCTGGCGCACCGGGGTGACCACGTGGGTCGACGCCGGGTCCGCGGGCGCCTACAGCATGGACGGGCTGCACCGGTTCGCCGCGGATGCGGCGCGGGTGCGGGTGCACGCGCTGATCAACGTGTCGGCACTGGGCCTGGTCGCCGAGACGGGCGAGCACCACGATCTGGACAACCTGGACGTCGACACCGCGACGGCCGTCGCCGCGCGCCACGGCGGGTTCGTGCGCGGAGTCAAGGCCCGGATCGACGCGCGCACGGTCGGTCGGCACGGGGTGGAGCCGCTGCGCCGCGCAGCCGAACTCGCCCGGCGGCTGGAGCGCCCGCTGATGGTGCACGTCGGCTACGGGCCGCCCGCCATCGCCGACATCGTGCCCTTTTTGACCGAGGGCGACATCATGACCCACTGCGCCTCGGGCTGCCCGGCCGACCTGGTCGAAGACGGGCGGCTCACCGACGCCACGCGCCGCGCGCTGGATGCCGGCGTCGTCTTCGACCTCGGCCACGGCTCCGGCGCCCTGGCGTTCGACGTGCTGGAGGCGGAGCTGGCCGCGGGCGTGCGCCCGGTCGCCTCTTCCGATCTGCACGCCCGCTCGGTGCACGGTCCGGCCTTCGACCTGCCGACCGTACTGACCAAGCTGGTCGCCGCCGGAACCGACCTCGCCGAGGCCGTCGCCGCCGCCACGGTGCGCCCGGCGCGGGCCCTGGGGCTCGACGCCGGAACACTGGCGCCGGGCGCGGTCGCCGACATCGCCGTCTTCGACGTCGAACAGGGCCGCTTCCCGGTCCTCGACGTGCACGGCGGCATGCGGGAGTCACCCGTGCGCCTGACGAACACCGCCACCTACGTCGGCGGCCGCCTCCTGCCTCCCTGCGCCGCCGAGGCGCCGCCGCCTTGGATCCCGCTCAGTCCGGCGCAGCACCGGGCCGAGCAGGAGCGCGTCCACAACATCCGATCGGCCGTCCGCCGCCTCGACCGCCCCGAGGACTTCGACGAGCCCTTCCCCAGGGCGGACGCGTGACGCGCCCGCCGCGGCGGCCCCGGACCCGGCGGGCCGCCCGGCGCCCGACCGGTCAGCGGACTCTTCGCCAGAGACCCGTGAAGCGGTGCACCCCCGGCCCGGCCCCGGCCCGGACCCTGCCCGCTCCGACGCCGCCGCGCGCGGCCGCCCGCGAACCCGCTCACCGCTTGCCCGCGGTGGCACCGGCGCCGCCGGTGCCACCGCGGCTGTTCCCGGCTTTGGGCCCCGACCGGCCGCGCCGAGCCCCGTCTCGGACGCACGCCGGTGGACACCGGCCGCACGCGAGGTGTCTCGGCGCCGGGCCGGACGTCCGGCCCGGCGCCGAGCGAGCGCCGTCTGCCGCTCGCCGCGAGCGCTCGGCACACCGGAGTGCTGCGCGGGTCCCCGAACCGTCTGTCGTGAAGGGAGGGAAGCGGCCTCAGCGCTCCGCCTCGCCGGAAACCGCTGCCGTGCCGCGCACCCGATGACCGAATCCGCATCCTCCGCCACCCCGGCGGGGGGCTCCGCTGCCGTCGCCGGGACGGGGCTGCCCGCGGAGGAACTCGCCGCGCTCGACGCCGACCGCGTCGAAGCGCGCTCGCTGCCCGCGAGTCCCGTCAGCGCGGCCGAGGTCCGCGCGGCCGGGCTGCGGCTGGACGACCTGTGGCTGCCCGCTGTGGTGCTGCACGAGGACGCGCTGCGGCACAACCTGGACCGGTTCGCCCGCTGGTGCTCCGAGCACGGGGCCGAACTGGCACCGCACGGCAAGACGACCATGTCGCCGCACCTGTGGTCGGCCCAGCTCGACCGCGGCGCCTGGGCCCTGACCGCCGCCACGGTCGCCCAGGCGCGGGTGATGCGCCGATTCGGCGCCTCCCGGGTGCTGATCGCCAACGAGGTCGTGGAGCCGGGCCAGCTCGCCTGGCTCGCCGAGGCGCTGGACGATCCGGACTTCACCCCGATGTGCCTGGTCGACTCCGAAGCGCAGGCGGCGGCGATGGAGACCGCGCTCGCGGCGGCGCCGCGCCCCCTGCCCGTCCTCGTCGAGATCGGAGTGGCCGGTCGGCGCACCGGCGTGCGCGACCCCGGCGACGCGCTCGCCTTGGCGCGCCGCGTGGCGGCGAGCGCCCGTCTGCGGCTCGCCGGCGTCGAAGGCTACGAGGGCGTCTTCCCGCAGCGCCGCGACGGCGACGCGCCCGAGCGTGCGCGCGCGTGGCTGGATGCGCTGGCGGAGTTCGCGGCCCGCGCCGACTCCGAGGGGCTCTTCGCCGCGGTGGAGGAGATCGTGGTCACCGCGGGCGGCAGTGCCTACCCCGACCTCGCCGCCGACGCACTGGCCGCCGTGCCCGCGCTGTCGCGCCCGCTGCGCCCGGTCATCCGCTCCGGCTGCTACCTCACCCACGACGACCTGTTCATGGAACGCGCCTCCCCGCTGCGCAGCGCCGCCGACCCGGCACCGCTGCGCCCGGCGCTGACCTGCTACGCCCGCGTACTGTCGTGTCCGGAGCCGGGACGCGCCCTGCTGGGGGCGGGCAAGCGCGACGTGTCCTTCGACATCGACCTTCCCCGCCCCCGGGCGGTGCTGCGCGACGGACGGCGCACGGCCGTGGGCGAGGGCGTGCGGGTGGTGGAACTCAACGACCACCACGCCTTCCTGGACGTGGCGGAGTCCGCGGGCGACGCGGTGCCGCAGGTGGGCGATGTGGTGGAGCTGGGCCTGTCGCACCCCTGCACGGTCTTCGACAAGTGGCCGCTCATTCCGGTCCTGGACTCCCGAAGGCGCGTCGTCGACGCCGTTCGTACCCTGTTCTGATTCCCGCCGCTTACTGCCGATCCTCGCGGTGCCGGACCCGGTGCCGCGAGGGTGCCCGACACACCAGAGTAGAAAGGCGCACCCCGCATGCCCAAGCGAGCCGTCCACGCCCACGAGGCCGCCCCTCCCGGCGGCCCGTACTCCCACGCGGTCGTCGCCGGCGACTTCGTCTACCTCTCCGGAGCCACCCCGCACCTGCGGGACCGCTCATTGGTGGAGGGTCCGTTCACCGAGCAGGCCCGCACCACCTTCGACAACCTCGCCGCGGTCGCCGCGGCCGCCGGGGCGAGCCTGGCCGACGCGGTACGCGTCGGCGTGTACCTGCGCGACCTGGGCGACTTCGCGGCGATGAACGAACTGTTCGCGGATTACTTCCGCACCGAGCCGCCGGCGCGGACGACGCTGCAGGCCGACCTGCCCGGCTTCGCGATCGAGGTCGACGCGGTGCTCTACCGGCCGCGGTAACGGTTTCCGCGGGAACCTTCGCGGCGGAAAACCCGAAACCGGCCGAGTACCGGGGTTTCCACCGCGAAGGCCGAGGGGCCGACCGGGCCGGGTCCTATGCGCCCGTGGCCCGCCCTCCGCCATGGGCCGGCTCGTCGCGCTCCTGTTCCCGGTCCTCACCGGCGATCATCAGCCCGCCGACGCGGTCGGCGATCGCCTGGCGGGCGTCCTGTTCCAGCCCTGCGTCGGTGACCAGCACGTCGCAGCGCTCCAGCGGCGCGATGGTGGAGATGCCCACCGTCGCCCATTTGGTGTGGTCGGCCACGACCACGAGCTTGCGCGCGGCCTCGACCAGCGCCTGGTCGGTCTCGCCTTCCATCAGGTTGGGCGTGGTCAGGCCCGCGCCGACGTCCATCCCGTGCACCCCCAGCAGCAGCGTGTCCAGGTGCAGGCTGCGCACGGCGGCGACGGCCAGCGGCCCCACCAGGGCGTCGGAGGGGGTGCGGAAACCGCCTGTCAGCACGACGGTCTGGTCGGGCCGGGCCGAACGGTAGAACACGTCGGCGACGCGCAGGCAGTTGGTGACCACCGTCAGGCCGGGGGTGTCGCGCAGGCGGTGGGCGACGGCGCAGGTGGTCGTGCCCGCCGAGAGGCCGATGGCGCTGTGGGGTTCCACGAGGCGCGCGGCGACGGCGGCGATCGCCTGCTTCTCTTCCTCCTGGCGGGTCGCGTTGATCTCGAAGCCCGGTTCCTCGGTGCTGTGCCGGTGCGGAGCCACCGCCCCGCCGTGGACCTTGCGCAGCAGGCCGCGGGCCTCCAAGGCGTCGAGGTCGCGCCGCACGGTCATGTCGGAGACGTCGAAGCTCTCGACGAGCTCGGTGACGCGGACCCCGCCGGCGGCCCGCACCTGTTCGAGGATCAGTGCCTGTCGCTGCGCGGCCAGCATCGCGTCCCCCGTCGTCGGCGGGTCCGTCGGTCCGCGGACCCGTCGTCGGGGCGTGCACCCTTGGCGAGCCGCGGCACCGCGTGCCCGTGTTGGAAATTGTTGGGATGATAGTGACATACCACGCAAACGTGTCAAGCCACCGATAGCTCAACCCCAGTATCCCGTATCCACGCGTATCCACCCTCACCCGGCCCACCCGGGGGGCCGAAGGGCGTGTCAACCGGGAGGCGCGGCATCCGTGATGCGACGCTTGACACGCCCGGACTTCTGCACGAGGGTTACTCCGAATGTGCGCTAATGTTCGATTTCGTGAGAAATTGACGTTGCACCCGCACGACAACCGCATACGGATCGGGGCAGAGCCCGTTCGCCCGCCGGTCCCGCACCGCTGCCGCCGGGAGCACGGCGGCGTTCCGACGCCGCATCCTCCGGCGCGGGCGGCCCGGCAGCGGCCCGCGGGCGTCGCCCCGACATGCCGCGCACGCCCCTCGCCCGGCCCGCTCCGGCCGAGCGCGGCGGCGGCCCGCACCGCCCCCGCCGGCCGGCGCCACCCCGCACCGACCGAGGACCGCAAGTGTTCGCGGCTGCACCCCCGACGGGAAGGACCATCGTGTTCAGAGAGGACTGGCCGAAGTGACCGCCCTAGCACAAGAGCCACTGCGGCTGGACGCCACCGCCGTCGATTACACCCTGCTCGCGCTGTACTTCGTGTTCGTGCTGGGGATCGGCTTCCTCGCCCGCCGGTCGGTATCGACCAGCCTGGACTTCTTCCTGTCCGGGCGCTCGCTGCCGGCCTGGGTGACGGGCCTGGCCTTCATCGCGGCCAACCTCGGCGCCATCGAGATCATCGGGATGTCGGCCAACGGTGCCCAGTACGGCATGGCGACCATGCACTACTTCTGGGTCGGCGCCGTACCGGCGATGCTGTTCCTCGGCATCGTGATGATGCCGTTCTACTACGGCTCCAAGGTGCGCAGCGTCCCCGAGTTCATGAACCGGCGCTTCGGCAAGGCGGCGCACCTGGTCAACGGCATCAGCTTCGCCGCGGCCCAGATCCTGATCGCCGGCATCAACCTGTTCCTGCTGGCCACCATCGTCGACGCGCTGCTGGGCTGGCCGCTGTGGCTGTCCCTGATCGTCGCCGCCGCCATCGTGCTCAGCTACACCGCACTCGGCGGGCTCTCCGCGGCCATCTACAACGAGGTGCTGCAGTTCTTCGTCATCGTCGCCGCGCTGCTGCCGCTGACCCTGGCCGGGCTCAACCGCGTCGGCGGCTGGTCGGGGCTGGTCGATGAGATCACCAACAGCCCGCAGGGCGCGGAGCAGCTCTCCGCCTGGCCCGGCAACTCGCTGACCGGCTTCGAGAGCGACATCCTCAGCGTCTTCGGCATCGTGCTGGGCCTGGGCTTCGTGCTGGCGTTCGGCTACTGGACGACCAACTTCGTCGAGGTCCAGCGCGCGATGGCCTCCAAGAGCATGTCGGCCGCTATGCGCACCCCGATCATCGGCGCCTTCCCCAAGCTGTTCATCCCCTTCATCGTCGTGATCCCCGGCATGATCGCCGGCGTCACCGCCTCGGAGATGGTGGCCCTCAAGGCCGGCGAGAACGCCAACGTCGAGTACAACGACGCCATCCTGCTGCTGATGCGCGACCTGCTGCCCAACGGCCTGCTCGGTGTCGCGCTGGCGGGTCTGCTGGCCTCGTTCATGGCCGGCATGGCCGCCAACCTCAGTTCGTTCAACACGGTGTTCACCTACGACATCTGGCAGGCCTACGTCGTCAAGAACCGGCCCGACTCCTACTACCTGAGGATGGGTCCCTGGGTGACCGTGGTCGCCACCGTGGGCGCCGTGGGCACCGCGTTCATCGCCTCCGGCTACTCCAACCTGATGAACTACCTGCAGCAGCTGTTCTCGTTCTTCAACGCCCCGCTGTTCGCCACGTTCATCCTCGGTATGTACTGGAAGCGGATGACGCCGCACGCCGGCTGGAGCGGTCTGGTCGCCGGTACCGCGGCGGCGATCATCGTGTTCATCCTCGGCGAGACCGGCGTGCTGGGGCTCTCCGCGCAGGGCGCCAGCTTCGTGGGCGCGGGTGCGGCCTTCGTCGTCGACATCGTGGTGAGCGTCGTGGTCAGCATGTTCACCCGGCCCAGGCCCGACTCCGAACTGGTGGGCCTGGTGCACTCGCTGACGCCGCGCGAGCAGCGCCGCCCGTCCCACACCGGTGAGGACGCCGGGTGGTATCGGCGGCCGGCCCTGCTCGCCGGTATCGCCCTGGTGATCACCATCGCCCTGAACTTCATCTTCGCCTAGACGACCGCAGGGCAGACATATGTTGAGAAAAGCTGGCAAGGAGGCAATCCGATGAGTGCTGACACCCCTGCGGGCCGGCACACCGCCAAGGCCTTCGACGTCCGGACGATCATCGCGCTGCTGTTCGTCATCTACGGCGTGGTCCTGACGGCGATGGGTATCTTCCAGGGGGCCGAGAAGACCGAGGTGAACCTGAACCTGTGGTCGGGCCTGGGCATGCTCGTCTTCAGCCTCCTGATGGGCGGCTGGGTGCTGCTCAAGCCGCTGAACGTCCCCGACGGCGGCGAATCGGAGTCCGGGACCGGCTCCGGCTCGGAAAGCTGACCGGCCCGCCGTCCGAATACCGGAAGCGACCGGTGCCCGGACCCGCCGAGCGGGGATCCGGGCACCGGTCGGCAGCCCGCTTCCGGGTACGCCCGCGCGCGTGCACCACCGGCCGCGTCAGCGCAGGCGCCGCAGAGCGAGCGCGAACATGAACCCGTAGACGGCCGCCACGAGCAGCGCCGCGGTGAGAGCCACGGCCAGCGGCGGCAGTACCAGTGCTCCCGCGGCGGTGCCCGCGCCCAACGCGGCCGTCGCGAACCCGCCCGGCCGCTGGACGCGGTGCCAGGCCGCGGCCAGCCGCTTCAGTGCCGGATCCACCGGCTCGCCCGGCGGGCCGAGGCGGGGCACCAGGACGCCCACCCCCACCAGCAGCACGCCCACCGCGACCGCCGCGCCTCGCTCCACAGGCACCGCATAGCCGGCGAAGTGCATCAGCATGCCCACGTGCAGCAGCGCCATGAACGGCCCCAGCAGCCCCAGCACCGTGTTCGCACCCGCCGTCCGGGTACGCGGCGGCGGCGCGGCCCCCGCGAACGGCGTCGTGTGCAGGCGCCGCTGCAAGACCGCGTCCACGCGCGCGCTCATCGCGAGGAGCGCCGCGACGAGCGCCAGCGCCGCGGGAAACGCGGCCGCCACCACCTCGCGCGGCACCCGCACCGCCGAACGGTGCACCGTGCTTTCGCGCGTGGTCACCGCCTCGGGTATCCGGTCCCACAGCGCCGCGTCCGCCGCCGCCATGGCGGCCATGCTCACCGCCGCGACGGCGATGCCCGCCCAGGGCGGCGCGGCCCGCACGGGCTCCGCGCTCTCCGGTCGCTGTCGTTCCTCCATCGCCGCCTCCCTGG is a window from the Streptomonospora litoralis genome containing:
- a CDS encoding sodium:solute symporter family protein, with product MTALAQEPLRLDATAVDYTLLALYFVFVLGIGFLARRSVSTSLDFFLSGRSLPAWVTGLAFIAANLGAIEIIGMSANGAQYGMATMHYFWVGAVPAMLFLGIVMMPFYYGSKVRSVPEFMNRRFGKAAHLVNGISFAAAQILIAGINLFLLATIVDALLGWPLWLSLIVAAAIVLSYTALGGLSAAIYNEVLQFFVIVAALLPLTLAGLNRVGGWSGLVDEITNSPQGAEQLSAWPGNSLTGFESDILSVFGIVLGLGFVLAFGYWTTNFVEVQRAMASKSMSAAMRTPIIGAFPKLFIPFIVVIPGMIAGVTASEMVALKAGENANVEYNDAILLLMRDLLPNGLLGVALAGLLASFMAGMAANLSSFNTVFTYDIWQAYVVKNRPDSYYLRMGPWVTVVATVGAVGTAFIASGYSNLMNYLQQLFSFFNAPLFATFILGMYWKRMTPHAGWSGLVAGTAAAIIVFILGETGVLGLSAQGASFVGAGAAFVVDIVVSVVVSMFTRPRPDSELVGLVHSLTPREQRRPSHTGEDAGWYRRPALLAGIALVITIALNFIFA
- a CDS encoding amidohydrolase family protein; translation: MWDLLLRGGRVVDPACGLDAVADVAVRGGRVAEVRPHASAPHGSDGAATDAAEVVDAGGRLVVPGLVDMHTHLWHGATYWGLDPDPIAWRTGVTTWVDAGSAGAYSMDGLHRFAADAARVRVHALINVSALGLVAETGEHHDLDNLDVDTATAVAARHGGFVRGVKARIDARTVGRHGVEPLRRAAELARRLERPLMVHVGYGPPAIADIVPFLTEGDIMTHCASGCPADLVEDGRLTDATRRALDAGVVFDLGHGSGALAFDVLEAELAAGVRPVASSDLHARSVHGPAFDLPTVLTKLVAAGTDLAEAVAAATVRPARALGLDAGTLAPGAVADIAVFDVEQGRFPVLDVHGGMRESPVRLTNTATYVGGRLLPPCAAEAPPPWIPLSPAQHRAEQERVHNIRSAVRRLDRPEDFDEPFPRADA
- a CDS encoding RidA family protein; the protein is MPKRAVHAHEAAPPGGPYSHAVVAGDFVYLSGATPHLRDRSLVEGPFTEQARTTFDNLAAVAAAAGASLADAVRVGVYLRDLGDFAAMNELFADYFRTEPPARTTLQADLPGFAIEVDAVLYRPR
- a CDS encoding alanine racemase — encoded protein: MTESASSATPAGGSAAVAGTGLPAEELAALDADRVEARSLPASPVSAAEVRAAGLRLDDLWLPAVVLHEDALRHNLDRFARWCSEHGAELAPHGKTTMSPHLWSAQLDRGAWALTAATVAQARVMRRFGASRVLIANEVVEPGQLAWLAEALDDPDFTPMCLVDSEAQAAAMETALAAAPRPLPVLVEIGVAGRRTGVRDPGDALALARRVAASARLRLAGVEGYEGVFPQRRDGDAPERARAWLDALAEFAARADSEGLFAAVEEIVVTAGGSAYPDLAADALAAVPALSRPLRPVIRSGCYLTHDDLFMERASPLRSAADPAPLRPALTCYARVLSCPEPGRALLGAGKRDVSFDIDLPRPRAVLRDGRRTAVGEGVRVVELNDHHAFLDVAESAGDAVPQVGDVVELGLSHPCTVFDKWPLIPVLDSRRRVVDAVRTLF
- a CDS encoding DeoR/GlpR family DNA-binding transcription regulator, whose amino-acid sequence is MLAAQRQALILEQVRAAGGVRVTELVESFDVSDMTVRRDLDALEARGLLRKVHGGAVAPHRHSTEEPGFEINATRQEEEKQAIAAVAARLVEPHSAIGLSAGTTTCAVAHRLRDTPGLTVVTNCLRVADVFYRSARPDQTVVLTGGFRTPSDALVGPLAVAAVRSLHLDTLLLGVHGMDVGAGLTTPNLMEGETDQALVEAARKLVVVADHTKWATVGISTIAPLERCDVLVTDAGLEQDARQAIADRVGGLMIAGEDREQERDEPAHGGGRATGA
- a CDS encoding sugar kinase — protein: MSSDHAPSVHDGPGGPEVVCAGETMALLVPDPGTPEPGSGEALGAAAPGYRLEIGGAESNVAVYLARAGHRVTWHSALGDDAFGRHVLARLAAEGVDCSVATDPARRTGLYVKEPDGAGGTLVRYYRTASAATALGGADAARIRAQQPRIVHTTGITAVLSPSCRELVDGLLDGAAPGTLRSFDVNYRPALHGPAEAEVLLRTARRADVVFCGLDEAAALWEAVDAASVRALLEGPELVVVKQGADGATAFRGAQSWHEPAPEVGVVEPTGAGDAFAAGVLHGLLIGADVPASLAEGARLAGAVLGVPGDIPPRSDTGDGFNGSDGSGPGAEGSQRAWHSAAGGPIAPGRPGS